The following coding sequences are from one Clostridioides difficile ATCC 9689 = DSM 1296 window:
- a CDS encoding zinc ribbon domain-containing protein, which produces MEETKFCQCCAMPMGQTDELYGTNKDGSKSTDYCSYCFKDGEFTADISMEEMIEVCIPHMLQSNKDMTEDEARTMMNNFFPTLKRWK; this is translated from the coding sequence ATGGAAGAAACTAAATTTTGCCAATGCTGTGCAATGCCAATGGGACAAACTGATGAATTATATGGGACAAATAAAGATGGAAGTAAAAGTACTGATTATTGTAGTTATTGTTTTAAAGATGGTGAGTTTACAGCTGATATAAGTATGGAAGAGATGATAGAAGTTTGTATCCCTCATATGCTTCAAAGTAATAAGGATATGACTGAAGATGAAGCAAGAACAATGATGAACAATTTCTTTCCAACATTAAAACGCTGGAAATAA
- a CDS encoding GNAT family N-acetyltransferase — MMEYKVNDQELNASMFIPFVNRIWPGDYNMDKTQTALSKTLNITAYDDKVLVGCLRVLSDGYYFGTITELLVLPEYQKQGIGSKLFQLAKENTPTMLYFGAQPGVEEFYEKNGCQRSLQSYIIKKKDSY, encoded by the coding sequence ATGATGGAATATAAAGTTAATGACCAAGAACTTAATGCTTCAATGTTTATCCCATTCGTCAACAGGATATGGCCAGGAGATTATAATATGGATAAAACACAGACTGCATTATCAAAAACTTTGAATATAACTGCTTATGATGATAAAGTGCTTGTAGGATGTCTGCGAGTTCTTTCAGATGGTTATTATTTTGGAACAATTACAGAATTGCTTGTTCTTCCAGAGTATCAGAAACAAGGCATTGGTAGTAAGCTTTTCCAGCTTGCTAAAGAGAACACCCCAACTATGCTATATTTTGGTGCACAGCCAGGAGTAGAAGAGTTCTATGAAAAAAATGGGTGCCAAAGAAGTCTGCAATCCTACATAATAAAAAAGAAAGATAGTTATTAA